The Coregonus clupeaformis isolate EN_2021a chromosome 3, ASM2061545v1, whole genome shotgun sequence genome includes a region encoding these proteins:
- the LOC121545978 gene encoding LRRN4 C-terminal-like protein: protein MSFCWNLVALLLLLLLTPDLLPTNLINTRPLLTHAIPTYPPVTLPKIQYVTGVGFNYDEDDYTEEDASHLPPNYSKASSASTLVPMQPRPCDYHPCQDNQVPCSQLSAQTGCLCPGLSGADKPPHAPHLQKLVPGSDGGAEVRWCAPASVVSGYRVVIEDRKGAPLQFRGDSRSGVLEELEAGVKVCVEAVNIAGTSAPSELSCLRYDPPEATNLALRAGVIGGGLGFLLLLSLVALILWRRQTCKTGENSAEGLGNPSYSTEGTL from the coding sequence ATGTCATTCTGCTGGAACTTGGTTGCTCTGCTCCTTCTACTACTACTGACCCCTGACCTGCTTCCCACCAACCTCATCAACACCCGCCCCCTCCTCACACACGCCATCCCCACCTACCCGCCGGTCACACTCCCCAAGATCCAATATGTTACCGGCGTGGGCTTCAACTACGACGAAGATGACTACACTGAAGAGGATGCTTCCCATTTGCCTCCCAATTACAGCAAAGCCTCATCAGCTTCTACTCTGGTTCCGATGCAGCCCAGGCCCTGTGACTACCACCCCTGCCAGGACAACCAGGTCCCCTGCTCCCAGCTCTCTGCCCAGACCGGGTGCCTCTGCCCTGGGCTAAGTGGGGCAGACAAGCCCCCTCACGCTCCACACCTCCAGAAGCTAGTACCAGGCTCTGATGGGGGGGCAGAGGTACGGTGGTGCGCCCCAGCCTCTGTGGTATCTGGGTACCGGGTCGTGATCGAAGATCGAAAGGGAGCGCCTCTCCAGTTCAGGGGTGATTCTCGGAGCGGGGTGCTGGAGGAACTAGAGGCAGGTGTCAAGGTGTGTGTGGAGGCAGTGAACATAGCGGGAACCAGCGCCCCCTCAGAGCTCTCCTGCCTGCGCTACGACCCCCCTGAGGCCACCAACCTGGCCCTAAGGGCAGGTGTCATCGGAGGGGGGCTGGGATTtctcctgctcctctccctgGTCGCCCTGATCCTCTGGAGGCGACAGACGTGTAAAACTGGGGAAAACTCTGCAGAGGGACTGGGGAACCCCTCCTACAGCACAGAGGGAACGCTGTGA
- the LOC121545968 gene encoding thiosulfate:glutathione sulfurtransferase: MANSDKDISYSDLKALLAKSNKGLLVVDVRTKEEVDRGHIPGSIHIPVDTVESALALDPAEFQAKYGVPKPPLDAPELVFHCQMGRRGGVATDKARGLGFQKAVNYAGGYQEWSEKEGK; the protein is encoded by the exons ATGGCAAACTCAG ATAAGGATATATCCTACTCTGACCTTAAGGCCCTCCTGGCCAAGAGCAACAAGGGTCTTCTGGTGGTTGACGTACGGACCAAAGAGGAGGTAGACCGTGGACACATTCCAGGATCAATCCATATTCCAG TTGATACAGTGGAGAGTGCCCTAGCGCTGGACCCTGCTGAGTTCCAGGCCAAATATGGGGTGCCCAAACCCCCCCTGGACGCCCCGGAGCTGGTGTTTCACTGTCAGATGGGCCGACGAGGAGGCGTGGCCACAGACAAGGCACGAGGCCTGGGATTCCAAAA GGCCGTCAACTATGCCGGAGGATACCAGGAGTGGTCTGAGAAAGAGGGGAAATGA
- the pola2 gene encoding DNA polymerase alpha subunit B encodes MALVNADSIKSELEMFGISCGDEDIILDKMLEQCLCNRLQGNEIVLEWVAFSTTKGGLKLSLNTLEQFEHEVLNKKNKAKPGIAKREESLNRTRDINSLQDLIKAEEEEESLLDTYSTPAKGSQKRALTTPEHPQSKRSAALIASPGLLLCPASFSPSVTPSQKYSQRGGRGEVVSTFGAVQGTRWAGRKGQQNGVQLELLEGSEDSLIDNYKYMFQRLRDVRNVLTEKIEELGEELRTNFNIEEFSPVSLPAQDSVTVLGQVCCDSNGKLNAQSVLLEAGPDQGGRQVPVDLSELREYSLFPGQVVVMEGMNTSGRKLVASKLYEGVPLPFYSNPIKQEMDMDIPDVPEQLMVMVACGPYTPSDGLIFDPLVDLINIIVRDRPDVCILLGPFVDSKHQQIEKSLVTETFDAIFSRCLGSIVEGTKGVGCRLVFVPSQRDVHHHFIYPQPPFTLPDLSKDDAKRVTLVPDPCTLLIEGVTFGLTSTDILFHMGAEEISCAAGSDRFSRILKHMLTQRNYYPLYPPVEEVNMDYEKFQSYGQMPLSPDMLIVPSELRFFIKDVIGCVCVNPGRLTKGQVGGTYGRLLIQRSATSIDGKRVSPCVAGQVVKI; translated from the exons ATGGCATTAGTAAATGCAGATAGCATCAAATCGGAGCTGGAAATGTTCGGCATTTCTTGTGGAGACGAAGACATAATATTGGACAAGA TGTTGGAGCAGTGTCTGTGCAACAGGTTGCAGGGGAATGAGATAGTCCTGGAGTGGGTGGCTTTCAGCACCACCAAGGGAGGATTGAAACTCAGTTTGAACACACTGGAGCAGTTTGAGCATGAG GTTCTAAACAAGAAAAACAAGGCCAAACCGGGCATCGCAAAGCGAGAGGAATCACTCAACAGAACCAGGGATATCAACTCGCTGCAGGACCT GATCAAAGctgaagaagaagaggagagtcTTCTGGACACCTATTCCACCCCAGCTAAG GGGTCTCAGAAGCGTGCCCTGACCACCCCAGAACACCCCCAGTCTAAGAGGAGTGCAGCTCTCATAGCCAGCCCTGGCCTGCTGCTGTGCCCAGCCAGCTTCTCCCCCag TGTGACCCCCTCTCAGAAGTACAGTCAGCGTGGAGGTCGGGGGGAGGTGGTGTCTACATTCGGGGCCGTCCAGGGCACACGTTGGGCGGGGAGGAAAGGGCAGCAGAACGGGGTTCAGCTGGAGCTCCTGGAGGGATCAGAGGACTCTCTGATTGACAACTACAAGTACATGTTCCAAAGGCTGAGGGACGTCCGCAACG TGTTGACAGAGAAGATTGAGGAGCTGGGAGAGGAACTGAGGACAAACTTCAACATAGAAGAGTTCTCCCCTGTGTCTCTACCTGCTCAG gACAGTGTGACTGTACTGGGACAGGTGTGCTGTGACAGTAATGGGAAGCTTAACGCCCAATCAGTGCTGTTGGAGGCAGGGCCTGATCAGGGTGGGCGGCAGGTGCCAGTAGACCTGTCTGAACTCAGAGAGTACTCACTCTTCCCTGGACAGGTGGTCGTCATGGAGGGGATGAATACCTCGGGGAGGAAGTTGGTGGCATCTAAACTCTATGAG GGAGTCCCTCTCCCATTCTACTCTAATCCCATTAAACAGGAAATGGACATGGACATTCCTGATG TACCAGAGCAGCTGATGGTGATGGTGGCCTGTGGTCCCTACACCCCCTCTGACGGCCTGATCTTTGACCCCCTGGTGGACCTCATCAACATCATCGTCAGGGACCGCCCTGACGTTTGCATACTG CTGGGACCCTTCGTGGACTCCAAACATCAGCAGATAGAG AAATCTCTGGTGACTGAGACGTTTGATGCCATCTTCTCCAGATGTTTGGGAAGCATTGTGGAAGGCACCAAAGG AGTTGGATGTCGGTTGGTATTTGTTCCCTCCCAGAGAGATGTCCACCATCACTTCATTTACCCACAACCCCCTTTCACCCTGCCGGACCTCAGCAAGGACGACGCAAAG CGTGTGACCCTGGTGCCTGACCCCTGCACCCTGCTCATCGAGGGCGTGACCTTTGGCCTGACCTCTACAGACATCCTTTTCCACATGGGAGCAGAGGAGATCAgctg TGCCGCTGGGTCGGACAGATTCTCACGCATCTTAAAACATATGCTGACCCAGAGAAA CTACTACCCCTTGTACCCACCTGTGGAGGAGGTGAACATGGACTATGAGAAGTTCCAGAGTTACGGCCAGATGCCCCTCAGTCCTGATATGCTCATCGTCCCCTCAGAGCTACGCTTCTTCATCAAG GATGTGATTGGCTGCGTATGTGTCAATCCTGGACGCCTGACCAAGGGGCAGGTGGGAGGGACTTACGGCAGGCTGCTCATCCAGAGGAGCGCCACATCGATAGATGGGAAGAGAGTCAGTCCCTGTGTGGCCGGCCAAGTGGTCAAGATCTAA